The following coding sequences are from one Candidatus Margulisiibacteriota bacterium window:
- a CDS encoding flagellar motor protein MotB, with the protein MIERRRNKSSKEVLFLTSFSDMVSLLMAFFILMFSMSTLDTVKFQQLSVSFSNIFNSKMKEAMLQKYEEEERILKKIYTELQYYIEKEKLQNDVSVKIEEHSIVMDLGSKLLFPVAEAKLKEEAKLILAEFVQYFRQVKNANIVVEGHTDDIPIKTLNFESNWELSAARAASVVRFLAENGIKEENCYIIGYNQYRPLVANTSEETRAKNRRVRIIFKPVVGDVKDDGKIDFNAIMNTDTGTQILDVTKSVQDSVNSR; encoded by the coding sequence ATGATAGAACGAAGAAGAAATAAAAGCAGTAAAGAAGTTTTGTTCCTGACTTCTTTCAGCGATATGGTATCGCTGCTTATGGCTTTTTTTATTCTGATGTTTTCTATGTCTACGTTGGATACGGTAAAATTTCAACAGCTTTCTGTATCTTTTTCCAATATTTTTAATTCCAAGATGAAAGAAGCCATGCTCCAGAAATATGAGGAAGAAGAACGGATTTTAAAAAAAATATATACCGAGCTGCAATATTATATTGAAAAAGAAAAGCTGCAGAACGATGTATCTGTTAAAATCGAGGAACATTCTATCGTTATGGACCTGGGTAGCAAGCTGCTTTTCCCGGTGGCTGAGGCCAAATTGAAAGAGGAAGCCAAACTAATTCTGGCTGAATTTGTCCAGTATTTCAGACAGGTAAAAAATGCCAATATTGTTGTTGAGGGTCACACGGATGATATCCCTATCAAGACATTAAATTTTGAGTCTAACTGGGAACTGTCCGCAGCAAGGGCTGCCAGCGTGGTACGTTTTTTGGCGGAGAATGGAATTAAAGAAGAGAATTGTTATATAATAGGTTATAACCAGTACCGCCCGCTGGTTGCCAATACAAGTGAGGAGACCAGGGCAAAAAATCGCCGGGTAAGAATAATTTTCAAGCCGGTTGTGGGGGATGTTAAGGACGACGGGAAAATAGACTTCAATGCCATCATGAATACAGATACCGGTACTCAGATACTGGACGTTACAAAAAGCGTCCAGGATTCGGTAAACAGCAGATAG